The Microbulbifer hydrolyticus genome has a segment encoding these proteins:
- a CDS encoding ABC transporter ATP-binding protein → MTPVDSLTLCCNSLGLSRHRRPVLHGIDCIFRPGELTAVIGPNGAGKSSLLSCLAGVLPLTSGQLSLNDRVLSEVSAGERARLCAYLPQQESPAWSMPAQDLVALGLLPWGRSLSRTQRRERVARALKQVDAEALARRAVTQLSGGELRRVQLARLLVGEARLLIADEPGAALDIRHQLQLMETFRQQADNGKTVILALHDLGLAARYCDRILLLEGGHLRAQGTAEGVLTNSQIADVYGVSSELRWRNGRPEFVTGDLL, encoded by the coding sequence GTGACTCCAGTGGACTCACTTACCTTGTGCTGTAACAGCCTGGGGCTCAGCCGCCATCGCCGGCCGGTATTGCACGGGATTGACTGTATTTTCAGGCCCGGCGAGCTGACTGCCGTGATCGGCCCCAATGGCGCGGGAAAAAGCAGCCTGTTGAGTTGTCTGGCCGGCGTTTTGCCGCTCACGTCCGGGCAGCTTTCTCTCAATGATCGCGTTCTTTCTGAGGTTTCCGCTGGCGAGCGGGCAAGGCTGTGTGCCTACCTGCCGCAGCAGGAGAGCCCGGCCTGGAGCATGCCTGCGCAGGACCTGGTTGCCCTCGGGTTGCTGCCCTGGGGGCGGAGTCTTAGCCGCACGCAGCGGCGTGAGCGTGTGGCGCGGGCGCTAAAGCAGGTGGATGCGGAAGCGCTTGCGCGCCGGGCGGTCACGCAACTTTCCGGCGGTGAATTGCGCCGGGTACAGTTGGCGCGGCTATTGGTGGGCGAGGCGCGACTGCTGATTGCCGATGAGCCCGGTGCGGCCCTGGATATCCGTCATCAGTTGCAGTTGATGGAGACCTTCCGCCAGCAGGCGGATAACGGCAAAACCGTGATTCTCGCCCTGCACGACCTGGGCCTGGCCGCCCGCTACTGTGACCGCATCCTGTTGCTGGAGGGTGGCCACCTGCGCGCCCAGGGCACCGCGGAAGGTGTGCTTACCAATTCGCAGATAGCCGACGTCTACGGTGTGTCCAGTGAACTGCGCTGGCGCAATGGCCGCCCTGAATTTGTTACCGGAGACCTGCTCTAG
- a CDS encoding FecCD family ABC transporter permease — MSAKNKTLFGLLLAALPLAMLAALVSGPVSIDLPAAFADGWHSDNSDAVILWQLRLPRSVLAIVVGAALGMGGAAMQGMLRNPLAEPALLGVSSGAALVAILVLYYGAGIGLGVDGFLLPLLAIIGALLSVACVWLLAGQGASASRLVLAGVAINAFLSALMALALNYAPSMFAMQEIVFWLLGSLANRGWDQVLLALPFVALGALLLFFARNYLRALSLGEASAASLGFSGRRFPLLVLFGIACAVGSSVAVAGTIGFIGLVVPHLVRPLVGQDPARLLWASALAGALLLQLADVLVLNTVGTQELRIGAVTAFIGAPFFFWLIVSARRETSL; from the coding sequence TTGTCGGCAAAGAATAAAACCCTGTTTGGCCTGCTGCTCGCGGCACTGCCGCTGGCAATGCTGGCGGCACTGGTAAGTGGACCTGTATCCATCGACCTTCCGGCGGCTTTTGCCGATGGCTGGCACAGCGATAACAGTGATGCGGTGATCCTTTGGCAACTGCGCCTGCCGCGCTCGGTACTGGCCATTGTGGTGGGCGCGGCACTGGGCATGGGCGGTGCCGCCATGCAGGGCATGTTGCGCAATCCGCTGGCAGAACCGGCATTGCTGGGGGTGAGCAGCGGTGCCGCACTGGTGGCAATTCTGGTGCTGTATTACGGTGCCGGCATTGGCCTGGGAGTGGATGGTTTCTTGCTGCCGCTGCTTGCCATTATCGGCGCGTTGCTGTCCGTAGCCTGTGTCTGGTTACTGGCGGGGCAGGGGGCGAGTGCCAGCCGCCTGGTACTGGCGGGAGTGGCGATCAATGCATTCTTGTCGGCGCTGATGGCGCTGGCCCTCAACTATGCGCCGAGCATGTTTGCGATGCAGGAAATCGTATTCTGGCTGTTGGGCTCGCTGGCCAATCGCGGCTGGGATCAGGTGCTGCTCGCACTGCCATTTGTGGCGCTCGGCGCGTTACTGCTGTTTTTCGCGCGCAATTACCTGCGCGCGCTCTCACTCGGTGAGGCAAGTGCGGCGTCCCTCGGGTTTTCCGGCCGACGATTTCCGTTGCTGGTTTTATTCGGTATCGCCTGTGCGGTGGGCAGTTCGGTGGCGGTCGCCGGCACCATCGGATTTATTGGCCTTGTAGTACCGCACCTGGTGCGTCCACTGGTCGGGCAGGACCCGGCGCGGCTGCTGTGGGCCAGTGCACTCGCGGGTGCGCTGTTACTGCAGCTGGCGGATGTGCTGGTGTTGAATACGGTGGGTACCCAGGAATTGCGTATCGGTGCCGTGACCGCCTTTATCGGCGCTCCCTTCTTTTTCTGGTTGATCGTCAGTGCGCGGCGGGAGACAAGCCTGTGA
- a CDS encoding ABC transporter substrate-binding protein — MDILTRTILFLALLSPAAANSQSRVASLNLCLDQVLLQWAPPESIVSITWLSAQDQYRSAPVPEHVYLNRAQAEELLPLKPDLVLTGQFGAQRAAARLEALGFTLVRIPDAYSLEQLQVQLQALQDTLGALPALVEQRAQLTALLAESEDKYQQKEKSPEQPTALILSANNITYGSGMLEHQLLTRAGFRNLAAEQGVQQLGRVSLEQVVALQPDLLVFYGGDQDFAIAHLAERHPVVQRYFDRGRTYHLPRQLGYCPALAAVETLQQLKNKRSDIVGKE; from the coding sequence ATGGATATTTTGACCCGAACGATCCTGTTCCTAGCGCTGCTTTCTCCGGCGGCGGCAAATTCCCAGAGCCGAGTTGCTTCGCTGAACCTGTGTCTGGATCAGGTGTTATTGCAGTGGGCGCCACCGGAGTCCATCGTGTCGATTACCTGGTTGTCCGCCCAGGACCAGTACCGTAGCGCTCCTGTACCGGAACACGTTTACCTGAACCGCGCACAGGCGGAAGAATTATTGCCACTGAAACCCGACCTGGTGCTTACCGGGCAGTTCGGCGCGCAGCGCGCCGCCGCGCGGCTGGAGGCGCTGGGGTTTACCCTGGTGCGAATACCGGATGCCTACAGTCTTGAACAGTTGCAGGTCCAGTTGCAGGCACTGCAGGACACCCTCGGCGCGTTGCCGGCGCTGGTCGAGCAGCGCGCACAGTTGACGGCATTGCTGGCGGAAAGCGAGGACAAGTATCAGCAAAAAGAGAAAAGCCCGGAACAGCCAACGGCACTGATCCTGTCGGCAAATAATATTACCTATGGCAGCGGTATGCTGGAGCACCAGTTACTCACACGCGCGGGGTTCCGTAATCTCGCCGCGGAACAGGGCGTGCAACAGCTGGGGCGGGTGAGTCTCGAACAGGTCGTCGCGTTGCAGCCTGATCTGCTGGTGTTTTATGGCGGTGACCAGGACTTTGCCATTGCGCATCTGGCCGAGCGGCACCCGGTGGTGCAGCGTTATTTCGACCGCGGTCGTACTTACCACTTGCCCCGGCAACTGGGCTACTGCCCGGCGCTGGCAGCGGTGGAGACGCTGCAGCAATTGAAAAACAAGAGGTCAGATATTGTCGGCAAAGAATAA
- a CDS encoding DUF6249 domain-containing protein — translation MNEGTIALMIPYGAFLLVGTCVWLILANRAAAHRETQQTVRLALEKGGELTPEAIQRICAGNTHPQKDVRRGIAWIAIAVGLALMGLLAPDPSGNAVLGMMAIAAIPLAIGIGYLVMYRIAQPNAA, via the coding sequence ATGAATGAAGGTACTATCGCGCTGATGATCCCATACGGCGCCTTTTTGTTGGTCGGCACATGCGTGTGGCTGATCCTGGCGAACCGTGCAGCAGCACACCGCGAAACCCAGCAGACTGTGCGTTTGGCGCTGGAAAAAGGCGGAGAGCTGACTCCGGAGGCCATTCAGCGCATTTGTGCGGGCAATACCCACCCGCAGAAAGATGTAAGGCGGGGCATTGCCTGGATCGCAATTGCAGTGGGCCTGGCACTGATGGGTTTACTGGCACCGGATCCCAGCGGCAATGCTGTCCTCGGCATGATGGCGATCGCCGCGATTCCACTGGCCATTGGCATCGGCTATCTGGTCATGTACCGGATTGCGCAACCCAATGCTGCCTGA
- the radA gene encoding DNA repair protein RadA yields the protein MAKKSKTAFVCNECGADYSKWAGQCSACGAWNSLSEVRLGAAHSDSRAANFTDAQAGYAGAAGQGKVQKLSEIDLSELPRIPTNASELDRVLGGGLVPGSVVLIGGHPGAGKSTVLLQTLCHLSQSLPALYVTGEESLQQVAMRAKRLGLPADHLQMLSETNVEQICLTAGEVKPKVMVVDSIQVMHMAEVQSAPGSVAQVRESAAYLTRFAKQTGTALILVGHVTKDGSLAGPKVLEHIIDCSIMLEGTHDSRFRTLRAHKNRFGAVNELGVFAMTEQGLKEVSNPSAIFLQRADEIAAGSVVTTIWEGTRPLLVELQALVDDSSLGNPRRVAVGLDQNRLNMLLAVLHRHGGVLVGDQDVFINVVGGVRVMETSADLTLLLAVVSSFRNRPLARDMVVFGEVGLAGEIRPVPSGQERLREAAKHGFRRAIVPAGNRLKSDIEGMEVVPVKTLAEALAAIDMS from the coding sequence TTGGCCAAAAAATCCAAAACAGCGTTTGTCTGCAATGAATGTGGTGCCGACTACAGCAAGTGGGCGGGCCAGTGCAGTGCCTGTGGGGCCTGGAACAGCCTGAGTGAGGTGCGGCTGGGGGCCGCCCATTCCGACAGTCGCGCGGCGAACTTTACCGACGCGCAGGCCGGTTATGCCGGTGCAGCAGGCCAGGGCAAGGTGCAGAAGCTGTCGGAGATCGACCTCAGCGAGCTGCCGCGTATCCCCACCAACGCCAGTGAGCTGGATCGTGTGCTCGGCGGTGGCCTGGTGCCCGGCTCGGTGGTACTGATCGGCGGTCACCCGGGCGCGGGTAAATCGACCGTGCTGTTGCAGACCCTGTGCCATCTCTCCCAGTCGCTGCCCGCACTGTATGTCACCGGTGAGGAATCCCTGCAGCAGGTGGCGATGCGGGCCAAGCGTCTCGGCCTGCCGGCGGACCACCTGCAGATGCTCTCGGAAACCAATGTCGAGCAGATCTGCCTCACTGCCGGTGAGGTGAAGCCGAAGGTGATGGTGGTGGATTCCATCCAGGTCATGCATATGGCCGAGGTGCAGTCCGCCCCGGGTTCGGTGGCGCAGGTGCGCGAGAGCGCCGCGTATCTCACCCGCTTTGCCAAGCAGACTGGCACCGCGCTGATTCTGGTGGGCCACGTCACCAAAGACGGCAGCCTCGCCGGGCCGAAGGTGCTCGAGCACATCATCGACTGCTCCATCATGCTGGAAGGTACCCACGACTCCCGCTTCCGCACCCTGCGCGCGCACAAAAACCGCTTTGGCGCGGTGAATGAACTGGGCGTATTTGCGATGACCGAGCAGGGGCTGAAAGAGGTCTCCAACCCCTCGGCCATTTTCCTGCAGCGTGCGGACGAAATCGCCGCAGGTTCGGTGGTGACCACCATCTGGGAAGGAACGCGTCCGCTTCTGGTGGAGCTGCAGGCACTGGTGGACGACAGTAGCCTGGGTAACCCGCGGCGCGTCGCCGTGGGGCTGGATCAGAACCGCCTCAACATGCTGCTGGCGGTACTGCACCGCCACGGCGGTGTGCTCGTCGGTGACCAGGATGTATTTATCAACGTGGTGGGCGGTGTGCGCGTGATGGAAACCAGCGCCGACCTCACGCTGTTACTCGCAGTGGTGTCCAGTTTTCGCAATCGCCCGCTGGCGCGGGATATGGTGGTGTTCGGCGAGGTGGGACTTGCCGGTGAAATCCGCCCGGTACCATCGGGTCAGGAGCGCCTGAGGGAGGCGGCCAAGCACGGCTTCCGTCGAGCGATTGTGCCTGCGGGTAACCGGTTGAAGAGCGATATTGAGGGGATGGAAGTGGTGCCGGTGAAAACACTGGCCGAGGCACTGGCCGCTATCGACATGAGTTGA
- a CDS encoding 4'-phosphopantetheinyl transferase family protein: MTLPAVWLLHLDDIPHSSPEARALEILLSSDERARRERYRGEDARYQFLLSRALLRRVLGSISGERPEALVFQPNESGKPLLANVPELRFSLSHSGQWIALAVSCEADIGVDIEQPLRPRNFLRIANHYFHPDEQELLASSPPELLPVHFYRLWTMKEAFFKGRGTGISEGLSRINLSGFHLGQGIALADDLPGAADPWQFHYAMLPLPDTSHLHLAVAGTDVGISEICQEHIRRGLPE; encoded by the coding sequence ATGACATTACCGGCAGTCTGGCTTTTACATCTCGACGATATTCCCCACAGCAGCCCGGAGGCCCGGGCTCTGGAGATCCTGCTGAGCAGCGACGAGCGCGCCCGGCGCGAACGCTACAGGGGGGAAGATGCCCGCTACCAGTTTCTCCTGAGTCGCGCCCTGTTGCGGCGGGTGCTCGGCAGCATCAGTGGTGAGCGGCCGGAAGCCCTGGTATTCCAGCCCAACGAGTCCGGCAAACCCCTGCTCGCCAACGTGCCGGAACTGCGTTTCAGCCTGAGCCACAGCGGCCAGTGGATCGCGCTCGCCGTCAGTTGCGAGGCGGATATCGGTGTGGATATCGAGCAACCGCTCAGACCGCGCAACTTCCTGCGCATTGCCAACCACTATTTTCATCCGGACGAGCAGGAACTGTTGGCCTCCTCTCCGCCGGAATTACTGCCGGTGCACTTTTATCGCTTGTGGACCATGAAGGAAGCGTTTTTCAAAGGACGCGGTACCGGTATCTCCGAGGGACTGTCCCGCATCAACCTCTCCGGGTTTCACCTGGGTCAGGGCATCGCCCTCGCCGATGACCTGCCGGGGGCAGCCGACCCCTGGCAGTTTCACTACGCCATGCTGCCACTGCCGGACACCTCCCACCTGCATCTGGCGGTGGCGGGGACCGACGTCGGTATCAGCGAGATCTGTCAGGAGCATATCCGGCGCGGACTGCCGGAATAA
- a CDS encoding cupredoxin domain-containing protein, with amino-acid sequence MQALWINLAGLAAIVLTVWWFWLAPKGRKPQTVRVDEDLEIRVKDGVYEPERVHIPEGREAVLRFRREDASPCAEWVLFPDLEVSAQLAVDKITEVTIPATDAGEYPFHCQMQMYRGTLVVE; translated from the coding sequence ATGCAAGCACTGTGGATCAACCTGGCGGGACTGGCCGCTATTGTTCTCACCGTATGGTGGTTCTGGCTGGCACCGAAAGGCAGAAAGCCGCAGACGGTACGGGTGGATGAAGACCTGGAAATACGGGTCAAGGACGGTGTCTACGAACCCGAGCGAGTTCATATTCCCGAGGGAAGGGAGGCTGTATTGCGGTTCCGCCGTGAAGATGCCTCGCCCTGTGCCGAGTGGGTGCTGTTCCCCGACCTAGAAGTGAGCGCACAGCTCGCAGTGGATAAGATCACCGAGGTCACGATACCGGCGACCGACGCGGGAGAATATCCGTTCCACTGCCAGATGCAGATGTATCGCGGCACACTGGTGGTGGAGTAG
- a CDS encoding heavy metal translocating P-type ATPase — MSDKTLDSPQTFRLQGVSCAGCVKKIERALADVQGVEDARVNLGDKTLLVQGEVAAGDCVRAVESAGYGAELVQASARELRERQREEERAHYRQLLWRAGIALGLGIPLMAWGLVTGEMGVNSPFQQMAWGAVGLLTLAVLVFCGGHFFTGAWRAFRHHSATMDTLVALGTGTAWLFSMLVVLLPQVLPESARHVYFEASAMIIGLINLGQALEVRARGRTSAAVEKLLQLQDPTARVIRDGEERDIPIEQVQVGDKLRVRPGEKIPVDGRVLEGRSLVDESMLTGEPLPVKKADGDAVTAGTLNKNGSLLFTAEKVGADTRLSQIIQMVKNAQSSRVPIARLADTISSIFVPSVMIIAVIAALVWYNLGPDPRVAHMLVVLTSVLIIACPCALGLATPMSVMVGVGKGAENGVLVRNGKALQQATDLDVLVVDKTGTLTEGAPKLTDIECAGDTDTLLQQLASLESRSEHPLAEAIVRAAQEKKLSLGDVHGFEAITAHGVRGEVDGKKVLLGNRKLMQRESIDPGKWAEKAEALAEQGRTAMYAAVDGAMAGIIAVADPIREDAQAAVNRLKNLGLRIEMLTGDNSATAQAVARQLDIDHVHADLQPEDKERIVSELQNSGAKVGMAGDGINDAPALARADVGFAIGAGTDVAIESADVTLMRSSLHGVADAVELSRATLRNIKQNLFGAFVYNTLGIPIAAGVLYPVTGMLLSPVIAGAAMAFSSVTVVSNANRLRFFKPSHHTATANGGEE, encoded by the coding sequence ATGAGTGACAAAACACTGGATTCCCCGCAAACCTTCCGGCTGCAGGGAGTGAGCTGCGCCGGTTGCGTGAAGAAAATTGAAAGAGCGCTGGCCGACGTGCAAGGCGTCGAGGACGCGCGGGTGAACCTCGGTGATAAAACCCTGCTGGTGCAGGGAGAGGTTGCCGCCGGGGACTGTGTCCGTGCGGTGGAGTCCGCGGGCTATGGCGCCGAGCTGGTACAGGCCAGCGCGCGCGAGTTGCGCGAACGACAGCGGGAAGAAGAGCGGGCGCATTACCGGCAGTTGCTGTGGCGCGCAGGCATAGCTCTCGGGCTCGGTATTCCGCTGATGGCTTGGGGGCTGGTCACCGGTGAAATGGGTGTAAACAGTCCTTTTCAGCAGATGGCCTGGGGGGCTGTCGGCCTGCTGACGTTGGCGGTACTGGTTTTCTGTGGCGGGCACTTTTTCACCGGTGCCTGGCGCGCCTTCCGTCACCACAGCGCCACCATGGATACGCTGGTGGCACTGGGCACCGGTACCGCTTGGCTGTTTTCCATGCTGGTGGTGCTGTTGCCGCAGGTGCTGCCGGAGTCCGCACGTCACGTGTATTTTGAAGCCAGCGCGATGATTATCGGTCTGATCAATCTGGGGCAGGCTCTGGAAGTGCGCGCCCGCGGTCGCACCAGTGCCGCGGTGGAAAAACTGCTGCAGTTGCAGGATCCCACCGCGCGGGTGATCCGCGATGGCGAGGAGCGGGATATTCCCATCGAGCAGGTACAGGTCGGCGACAAGCTGCGGGTGCGCCCGGGCGAGAAAATCCCGGTGGATGGCCGCGTGCTTGAGGGCCGGAGCCTGGTGGATGAATCCATGCTGACCGGGGAACCGTTACCGGTAAAAAAAGCGGATGGCGATGCCGTTACCGCCGGCACCCTGAATAAAAATGGCAGCCTGCTGTTTACCGCGGAAAAGGTCGGCGCGGATACCCGCCTGTCGCAGATCATCCAGATGGTCAAAAATGCGCAGAGTTCCCGGGTGCCCATTGCGCGTCTCGCAGATACCATCTCTTCGATCTTTGTGCCCAGTGTCATGATCATCGCCGTGATCGCTGCGCTGGTTTGGTACAACCTCGGGCCGGACCCGAGAGTGGCGCATATGCTGGTGGTGCTGACTTCCGTGCTGATTATTGCCTGTCCCTGCGCCCTCGGTCTGGCCACGCCCATGTCGGTGATGGTCGGCGTGGGCAAAGGGGCGGAAAATGGCGTGCTGGTGCGCAACGGCAAGGCCCTGCAGCAGGCCACGGACCTGGATGTTCTGGTGGTGGATAAAACCGGCACCCTGACGGAAGGCGCACCGAAGCTCACCGATATCGAATGCGCAGGTGATACCGACACCTTATTGCAGCAACTTGCGAGCCTCGAAAGCCGCTCCGAACATCCATTGGCCGAAGCCATTGTGCGCGCTGCGCAGGAGAAAAAGTTATCGCTCGGTGACGTGCACGGTTTCGAAGCGATCACCGCCCACGGTGTCCGTGGTGAGGTCGATGGCAAAAAAGTACTGCTCGGCAACCGGAAATTGATGCAGCGCGAAAGCATAGACCCCGGGAAATGGGCCGAAAAAGCCGAGGCATTGGCTGAGCAGGGGCGCACCGCCATGTACGCGGCCGTTGATGGCGCCATGGCCGGCATTATTGCGGTGGCCGACCCCATTCGCGAGGACGCACAGGCCGCTGTTAACCGCCTGAAAAATCTCGGGTTGCGCATCGAAATGCTGACTGGCGACAACAGTGCCACCGCACAGGCGGTTGCCAGACAGCTGGACATAGACCATGTGCACGCCGACCTGCAGCCGGAAGACAAGGAACGGATTGTCTCAGAGTTGCAGAATAGTGGTGCCAAAGTAGGAATGGCCGGCGACGGCATCAACGATGCGCCGGCACTGGCGCGGGCAGATGTGGGCTTTGCCATCGGTGCGGGTACCGATGTGGCCATCGAATCCGCCGATGTCACCCTGATGCGCTCTTCCCTGCATGGCGTTGCCGACGCGGTGGAGCTGTCTCGCGCGACCCTGCGCAATATCAAGCAGAACCTGTTCGGTGCCTTTGTCTACAACACCCTGGGTATTCCCATCGCCGCCGGCGTGCTATATCCGGTCACCGGCATGCTGCTGAGTCCGGTGATTGCCGGTGCCGCCATGGCATTTTCCTCCGTGACGGTGGTCAGCAATGCCAATCGTCTGCGCTTTTTCAAGCCTTCACACCATACGGCCACAGCCAATGGGGGTGAAGAGTAA
- a CDS encoding permease — MNTFVENWHQAAITTLGLFWMAFWAFSLGYLISSAIQVFVTRERMRNSLGKAGPKSVGLATFFGFISSSCSFAALATTRALFAKGAGLIPSLAFLLASTNLVIELGIVIGVFLGWQFVVGEYLGGVLLILLMWLFVRFTRPDKLVRAAREKAREAEGDKDEEDVPDWRELIRSVEGWRQVANQFVMEWKMVWKDVTIGFTVAGIIASFVPKSFFQALFIGSGESDPAFWQVLVQCIVGPIAAFFTFIGSMGNIPLAAVLFDNGVAFAGIMAFIFSDLVVLPVLRIQAQYYGWKMALYILALFLCILVTAALLLHYGFLALDILPQPGSGKSVTERTYFKVDYTFFLNLGFLLLSVFFFVWRVKTKGLPPLNTDTLSEKILLVLALLAVIWLVVGSLLPG; from the coding sequence GTGAATACCTTTGTAGAAAACTGGCACCAGGCTGCGATCACCACGCTTGGATTGTTCTGGATGGCCTTCTGGGCATTTTCCCTGGGCTATCTGATCAGCAGCGCAATACAGGTATTCGTGACGCGAGAGCGTATGCGCAATAGTCTCGGCAAGGCTGGCCCCAAAAGCGTCGGCCTGGCGACATTTTTCGGTTTTATTTCCAGCTCCTGTTCATTTGCTGCACTCGCCACGACGCGGGCGTTGTTTGCAAAGGGAGCCGGGCTGATACCATCCCTCGCGTTTCTGCTCGCCTCCACCAATCTGGTGATAGAGCTGGGTATTGTTATTGGTGTGTTTCTCGGCTGGCAGTTTGTGGTGGGGGAGTATCTGGGCGGCGTGCTGCTGATTCTGTTGATGTGGCTGTTCGTGCGATTCACCCGTCCCGACAAGCTGGTGCGCGCCGCCCGTGAAAAAGCGAGGGAAGCGGAAGGTGACAAGGACGAGGAAGATGTGCCGGACTGGCGTGAGCTGATCCGCAGTGTCGAGGGCTGGCGGCAAGTGGCCAACCAGTTTGTCATGGAGTGGAAGATGGTGTGGAAGGACGTCACCATCGGGTTCACTGTCGCCGGGATAATCGCCAGTTTCGTGCCGAAGTCGTTTTTTCAGGCGCTGTTCATTGGCTCCGGCGAGAGTGATCCTGCGTTCTGGCAGGTTCTGGTCCAGTGTATTGTCGGTCCGATAGCCGCATTTTTTACCTTTATCGGGTCCATGGGAAACATCCCCCTTGCCGCCGTACTCTTTGACAACGGCGTCGCCTTTGCGGGCATCATGGCATTTATATTCAGCGACCTGGTTGTATTGCCGGTGCTGCGTATTCAGGCGCAGTACTATGGCTGGAAAATGGCACTGTACATCCTCGCCCTGTTTCTGTGTATTCTCGTGACAGCGGCGCTGCTGCTGCATTATGGTTTCCTGGCCCTGGATATACTGCCGCAGCCCGGCTCCGGCAAGAGTGTCACCGAGCGCACCTACTTCAAGGTGGACTACACCTTTTTTCTCAACCTCGGATTTCTCCTGCTGAGTGTTTTCTTTTTTGTGTGGCGGGTAAAAACCAAGGGGCTACCGCCACTGAATACGGATACCTTGAGCGAAAAAATCCTGTTGGTTCTGGCGCTTCTGGCCGTCATCTGGCTAGTCGTGGGCAGTCTTTTACCCGGTTGA
- a CDS encoding DnaT-like ssDNA-binding domain-containing protein, whose translation MKHPLLSERPLCFSPTLAATLGLEEAVLLTALGDIQPFLGVESHPGRDWYTASSDQLQQLVPFWQPADIQRVATSLRNQGALLLGAAPYGESSILKFAFPANAASGVRGADAPPPPPAQPASNSSGGRSANTIGPNWTPDSETLARISQLGVPENFVREQLPEFVTYWRDRGESRHSFGSLFLKQVKNKWEAFRATQGRKQPLPASWSPNEGTLGKLADEGVPSTFVRRCMQRFAEYHRNSGKQSVSWDLEFNDWVMEDWEKQETPFIEKRKPVPMTRDWQPSEHTWEQMRRLAINPSFAAELLPEFIYKWLERGGHSARWGEQFIEYARIEWAYYCQGIEKNPIAKPISRNWQPSSDCLGHLVNQCEIDREFALGLVPEFRLYWREQGGTRKSWDAVFVRHARYQWAERNKFAIGQHHGKPQKPGQSGNQRTRDTSVWDIVTDTNW comes from the coding sequence ATGAAACATCCCCTTCTCTCGGAAAGACCTCTCTGCTTTTCCCCCACTCTGGCCGCGACGCTCGGCCTGGAGGAAGCCGTGCTGCTTACCGCCCTTGGGGATATCCAGCCGTTCCTGGGTGTGGAGTCACACCCAGGCCGTGACTGGTATACCGCCAGCAGTGACCAGCTCCAGCAGCTGGTGCCCTTCTGGCAACCCGCCGATATACAACGCGTCGCCACCAGCCTGCGCAATCAGGGCGCACTGCTGCTTGGCGCGGCGCCTTATGGCGAAAGCAGTATTCTCAAGTTTGCCTTTCCGGCGAATGCGGCGAGCGGCGTCCGGGGCGCCGACGCACCACCACCGCCCCCGGCCCAGCCAGCGAGCAATTCATCGGGAGGCCGCAGTGCCAATACGATCGGCCCCAATTGGACACCGGATAGCGAAACCCTTGCGCGTATCAGCCAGCTGGGCGTTCCGGAGAATTTCGTACGCGAGCAGCTGCCGGAGTTTGTGACCTACTGGCGCGATCGCGGCGAGAGCCGCCACTCGTTCGGCTCCCTGTTCCTCAAGCAGGTGAAGAACAAGTGGGAGGCGTTCCGTGCGACCCAGGGGCGCAAACAGCCACTGCCAGCGTCCTGGAGCCCCAACGAGGGCACCCTCGGCAAGCTCGCTGACGAGGGCGTGCCCAGCACCTTTGTGCGCCGCTGCATGCAGCGTTTTGCGGAATACCACCGCAACAGTGGCAAGCAGTCGGTGTCGTGGGACCTGGAATTCAATGACTGGGTGATGGAAGACTGGGAAAAGCAGGAAACCCCGTTCATCGAAAAACGCAAGCCGGTTCCCATGACCCGGGACTGGCAACCCAGCGAGCACACCTGGGAACAGATGCGCCGGCTGGCCATTAACCCCAGCTTTGCCGCAGAATTGCTCCCTGAGTTCATCTACAAATGGCTCGAACGCGGCGGTCACAGTGCGCGCTGGGGCGAGCAGTTTATTGAGTACGCGCGGATCGAATGGGCCTACTACTGCCAGGGGATCGAAAAGAACCCGATCGCCAAGCCCATTTCCCGCAACTGGCAGCCTTCGAGCGACTGTCTCGGGCATCTAGTAAATCAATGTGAAATCGACCGTGAATTTGCCCTCGGCCTGGTTCCCGAGTTCCGCCTCTACTGGCGCGAACAGGGCGGAACGCGCAAAAGCTGGGACGCAGTCTTTGTGCGCCACGCGCGCTACCAATGGGCCGAGCGCAACAAGTTCGCGATAGGACAACACCATGGCAAGCCACAAAAACCCGGGCAATCAGGTAACCAGCGCACAAGGGACACGTCAGTCTGGGACATCGTCACAGACACAAACTGGTGA